Genomic segment of Eleutherodactylus coqui strain aEleCoq1 chromosome 1, aEleCoq1.hap1, whole genome shotgun sequence:
aaccctttaacacagagaggagaggccttatgggcccccaaacagcatctcctgcatcccctatagttaccgcAGTGcccacagcaattctgcatctaaaTGTTGCGGAGGGGGCTTCATTTTTAATTGCACAAGAACTGCGGAATTCAATccttgtatttaaccctttccaatccactgtctgacgtctgaagacattatgatttaaggctgtacagctccgatattggaagacatccgtcggggttctcttactgtatattgccagcctctctgctctcggagactatccaacgtgtcacgtcatgcagtactggctttagccagcatatggcgccgttgtataacagcagaaaaagagtaagccccctaggaaaaccaggatacaaattggattggaaagggttaaagggctgaATTCCACCGCATAAATAGACAGACTGTTGATATTCACAGCGGTTTTTAATAACATTGAGGATTCGTCACAGGAAATTTTCGCACCATGTtaaggagattttttaaatcccttcctcgtggcttgtactgtaaatgcagtgtaagggcgcccacccactggcgatttttttttctttgcgttttgcgtttttcctgcagagccattagaattgaatgtactcctgtccactggcgttttgcgttgcgttgcgttttttaacataggaactgtcagttgcatatgtgtccttatttttctcctaatgcacccatgaaagtcaatggaaattaatggaaaagccgcgaaaacgcggcgaaaacgcggcaaaaacgccacgaaaaacgcggcgtttttcacgcacgaaaatcggaaacgccagtgggtgggcgccctgaatgtagccttaaagctggattcacacaaacgcatcTACGCAGCGTATTATGCTTGAAAAACttgcacacgcaatatgcagtgactaggacccattgatttcaattggtccgttcacataagtgtattttgcgtgTGTATTTTCTTCAGTTTTCTTGTGTATTTGCGAAGAGTAAGAGCatttattgaactaattacactaatgaATGGGGGCATGGCTgcgcgtgcaaaaagtacagtgaaacatGCATGTCCACACACATATACGCAACACGCATTGCAAAAGCACgcatcacggccgcataacgggactaaaacatgtTCACGTATTTAAGCCCTAAGGGCGGCTTTACACGGACGCGTGTGCTTTTGCGTGCaactcagtgcaatgtatttgcactatgaacgagTCTTTTTCGCATGCGTatcagcacattttactgtactttttgcgcacatggggatgtacatttacgtccagCAGACGAATATATCCCtatttaaatgactatttagcATAATAAACTCCAGATGTGTTTtgttttcatggaattgcgcagcattATGAGCATCTGTGCACGCACTGCGCGCACATCTGCTCGCCTCCCATGtgtttctatggggacctttgaaaCGCGAATAAGCCCAAAAATAGAACTGGTCCAattttttatgcatatgagagaaAAATGTGCGCCAAAAAAGGAACTGAGAAATaaaccatagaaatgaatggcttCGTTTCGGCCCGTTATGCGGTCCTGAGGTGTACAATTTGGGGCGGTTCTGGAGGACAGACGTGTATCCAGCAGACTGAAGTATAAGACAAGGTGcacatttgtgtaaaaaaaagtttgtgtttcATCCGCAAAAAACTACTGTTTTGTCATACATGTGCAGTTGCATGTGACCTCCATATTTGGCTCATATGCGGTCTGCCTGTCAATTTTTTCCTTCCGTCTGCCATCAGCATTTCACATCTACAAAGGAAACAAAACTGTAACAAGACCAATTCTTTtttctgtatctttaaaaaaaatacggactgcacacagactgcacacggatggcatcggagcgctgtccgtTTTTGTTTctatccccattgactttaatgggcgagTCTCATCCTTAAAACGGATCAGAATAGTGCATGTGATAGAAAGTTCTACGCAAACAATGTCTGCATGAAAAGAAATGCTAGTGATTGTTGCTACATATAGGTCCATATACTGTCCGTGTGTAATGTGCTTTTTTACAGACTACACATAGACTAAAAAACACTACTGTGTCGGAGGCCTAAGTCCTTCCTTCAGATGTCCCATTCCTTTTTGAAGCCACATTTGGCTTTGGCTCCAAAGACTAACAAAATCTGCTTGTGTGATTGCAGCCGCAATGGGCTTTACAATTTCAGAACAATTATACATATCTTTTCATGTGCCAAGTTATCAAATACTGAAGTTACTTTCACGTCTTCAGTCTATGACATcatagggatagatagatagatagatagatagatagatagatagatagatagatagatagatagatagatagatagatagataaatagatatgagatagatagataaatagatatgagatagatagatagatagaaagaaagatagatagataggagatagatagatagatagatagatagatagatagatagatagatagatagatagatagatatgagatagatagatagatagatagatagatagatagatagatagatagatagatatgagatagatagatagatatgagatagatagatagatatgagatagatagatagatagatagatatgagatagatagatagatatgagatagatagatagatagatagatagatatgagatagatagatagatatgagatagatagatagatatgagatagatagatagatagatagatagatagatagatatgagatagatagatagatagatagatagatagatagatagatagatagatagatagatagatatgagatagatagatagataggagatagataggagatagatagattgatatgagatagatagatagatagattgattgatattagtgatgagcgtgcatacttgctaagggcaattgctcgagcgagcattgcccttagcgagtacctgcccgctcgagagaaaaggttcggctgccggcggcgggcagggagcggcggaggagagcggggaggaacggaggggagatctctctctccctctctccccctcgctcccccctgctcactgccgcaactcacctgtcacccgcgccggcagccgaaccttttctctcgagcgggcaggtactcgctaagggcaatgctcgctcgagcaattgcccttagcgactatgctcgttcatctctaattgatatatatgagatagatagttgtaTTGAttgatatataagatagatagataaattgattagtatatatgagatagatggagagatagatatattAGACAGAGTTCCTAtgatgtcatagaacaacatggaGGGCTACCTGGGCAGGAAATATTGGTGTGATCAAATATAACAATAAAAATCTATGAGCAGGTGAAACAAATTGATgtgtgagagacagagagagaattaCAAATATTTATGTACAATTTCCATATCCATTACCATATTAAAATATCTATGTGTCTGTACAGTATATGTGTGTATCTATATAACTATCCATCTATAAAAatgattttctattgggcaatgAATGAAGGGCCTCTGACCTTTTGCATGCAGCCCTGGAAGTCACATCTGTCCTGAGAAGGCTTTTTAATTGATTAATTGCTGATTGGGCTGCAATGAGATGGAGTTTATGATCTTTTGCTGCACCCCTAGGTGATTCCTGCTGGATTTGTCAGCTCTTAATCAATCTCTACAGGGAAAGAGAGACAGGGAGACACAGGGAAAGTACTTAATTGCTCTGGGATGATACCAGCTCAGCATATAAAACACATTCTTAAacaatgctgcagatttgctgctTGCAGTTCTGTTTCCCAATAACCAGGTGATGAAATAAAGAACAAAAGCAGGGATGGAATACAGACTGGGGCTGAGCAGTCTGAAGCCACTGATGATAAGTGCAGGATGTGGGTTCCCTTGTAAGATAATATAAAGCAAACAGCCCCACCTCCTCTGTGCCCTGAAAGGTACCCTGTCTATGCCAATCTGCTTTTTTCTCATGTAAATGAGGAGAGAGCTGGTTTGCAGAGGATGGGATGGGATCAGACACTGAGCCTGCAGGCAGCTCAGCTCtcagcttctcctcctccttctcatggCACCAGAGGTCGCTCTTATTTTCTTAAAGACAGTTCACACATCTTTGCCTTCACAGACCTCCCTTATCACTTGCATCTGAGCAGAGTTTCACAGGAGCCAGGAGGTGATGCACACATCATGCCCATATGAACTGGCATGAAGATAGATGCCTTGGAGCAATACATCTGCAATCTAGGCTACAGAAAAAGACCCTTCAGGACAGGAAAAAGTTTTTGCTTCTTCAAATCTGTCTAGGAACCCATTGAACTCTAGGATAAGTTACACAGGAGGCAGCAGGACTTGTTAGACTGGCAACAGGTGGGACTCTCTAACCCACAGGGAGCATCATAGTGCAGCTGGCACTGGAGATTGGGTTTTCTCTCTGGTTTGTCTGTAAGAAGTTTTCACCATTACTTCCAAAAGTGAAGAAGACTTCCTAGCCCTGGCAGCGTCCAGGCTAAGCCGCAGGAAGAGGGTCATTGGTGCAGCCATAGGAGTGGCAATGGTTCTTATTCTTCTCATAGCCATCCCTTTACTGGTCAGTAGCTCTAAGACCAGCAGCCACTATGAGATGCTGGGCAGCTGCAGGATGGTATGTGACCCCTACACCCCCCAGACACATGGGGCATCCTCTGCAGAGTCCAGCCAGGAGTATGGGCTCATCTCCCCTCCACCGCACCTGCAGGGGAGCAAACTGGAGCAAGGGGCAAAGAAGGGCAAATCAGGACTCCGAGGATTACCAGGACCTCTTGGACCACCTGGTCCTAAAGGACCTCCGGGGGAGCCAGGACGACCGGGACCACCTGGCCCTCCGGGACCCGGACCAGGGGGATATGTCTCATCTTATTACAGCCCAAAGATCGCCTTCTATGCGGGGCTGAGGAAGCCACACGAGGGCTATGAAGTTTTGCGCTTTGACGACGTTGTCACCAATGTGGGGAACTACTATGAGCCCTCCACCGGCAAGTTCACTTGCCCCCTGCCTGGCATCTACTTCTTCGCCTACCACGTGCTGATGAGAGGGGGTGATGGCACTAGCATGTGGGCAGATCTGATGAAAAACACACAGGTAAGAGGCAAACTTGCAATACTTTCAGCCAGAAGTGTATATATACTGCAAATACATATACATGCATTTAACCCACTTACTGTATATATGCCATGCACGCCACTGGCACCAGCATATGGGCAGATCTGATGAAAAACTCACAGGTAAGAGGAAAACTTGCAATATTTCTAGCCAGCAGtgtatatataccatatatacgtATACATGCATTTATGCATTTAACCCACTTAAATATGCCTTACACCTCATTATATATGCCATGAACTTCACTGGCACCAGCATATGGGCAAGTCTCATAAAGAACTCACAGGTGAGAGGCAAACTACAATgcttgcagatagatagatagatagatagatagatagatagatagatagatagatagatagacacactCTACTGGCACCAGCATACGGGCAGGTCTGATGAAAAACTCACAGAGTGCGATACTTCTAGCCAGCTGTGTATATATTCTGCAAACATCCACATGCATTTAACCCCTGCCATACACACCATTAGCTGGCTTCTGATTCCAACACTGCTAAAAAGTGCCAGGCAAGTGTTTATTCACCAACCTGTTCAACTATCACAGATACCGGCTCTGCCAGGTCTGTAGCATATGCCTGATCAGATAATAACGTCATCCCCTGCCCTATATAGTGGCAATATTCCTAGATATAGCCTGAATAATATTATTAataatctagtaataaccatTACTGTAGTAGAGAGAAATGTGAGGCTGATGCATTAATTCAGTGCTTCATTCTCTTAGTAAGGTATGGGGATAAGCATGTGTGATGTGTAGAAATGGGGAATAATTAAGCGCTGTGTAATGTATGGTCAACAGGTGGATGATGAGAATATTCTTAGTCCTTAGAGAACTCTGTCTTAGATTTATTCAGAAACTTGAATTATCTCAAATATCTATTTATTTAGTATCTTTTTATTATCTATCTGTTTTTTTCTATCTATTTAGCTATACCTTACATatcatccatttatttttttcgcGATCTCTCCATATATACTGTAAAATAAAGAATTAGAGACCCTAGTCATAATATGTAGATGATAACCACTTCTTATGCCATAAAGCATGTGAGTTCGTATGTTCCAATTCATGCCTTTATTTTTCCAATGACTTCTTCTCTGTTGTGTTGTGCATTATACATAAAGTATAAAGGAGTTGATCCCTATATTCCTGCTCTTTATGGATTATGTCACTTGTCTCCACAGCAGAGATTTCTGCATTCCCAATTATATCACAACAGGAGAGTTTGTAAATGGGTCATTTACATCAATTGCCTCTAAATCCTGCAACCCAGTGTATATAGAGAATATATATTCCCTGCATATAGGTCCTTGGGGAATATGGGATTAATGTCCCTCATGGACCTTTTTGTAAGCAGTCAGCCGTTTATATTCGTTTCACTAGGACATAACTCACTATATTGTTACCCATAGGATAACAATCTGTCATGGGGGTAAATGTTACTCCCTGCTGCTCACACATTAGTACATTACTATACATCAAAATTATACAAACACTTAGTAGATGGGAAGCACTGACACAAAAGTAACACTGGGATGTCCCTTTGCTTACAATGTAACGAAAAATGTTATTATTTGTTCTAGTGTGATATGTCCAAATCACGAGGACCATGGATACAATGAATCCAATTTAGTAACCTCCCCAATTTCTTCTCTTCTCCCGAAGCTGCACCAAAGGGCATAATGTGTAGCATGCGACTATTTGATTAGCAGTTTATAAAAGTTTATTATTTATATAGTATACTTTGAAGACCTGTAGAACAGATGTTAGATAAAATGTATTATTtcagaatatctatctatctatttgttatctctctatcttttatctatgttatctatctatccatctatctatgtaatctatctatctatctatctatctatctatctatctatctatctatctatctatccatccatctcccttATTCCCTGCATTTACATACCAATTAGATGCCATAGTATTGATATTGGTGTCCCCTATGTATTATTAACGTCTCTTCCTTGTGACATGTGCGCTATGTTGCTCTTGTGATGCCAGGGATGAGCTGTGTGACATTAGGGAGGGGGCACCAGCTGCTGCCTGTCCCCTGGTGCTCATTAAGTTGCATACTTTACTCCTGTTATTTGTTTAAGCTTTATGTCTTCTACATTGACGTTGTCTTTGCTGCTCCTCACAGCATACGCTTTTCTGGTAAAAGTGCCCTCTGCCCCTGAATTGTGCCAGCATCACCTTCATGTCTCTAGTAACATCCCCAGGCAGGAAAGGAGCCTTTATTGAAGTGACAACGAGGTTGGGTGTGTGGACAATGAATGACATGTTGTGTAGCACAGGAGCATCAACAAGGATTACAGAGAAATGTTTGTCCTGCAGTTGGAGCTGGTGAATATTTTATAGGAAGCTCAGACAGTGATGTATATTATGCTTCCCCCCTTATATAGCCTTCAGAACCAGAGTCTCCATCATTATTCTATGAGAGCTAACGTTTTAAAGACCTTGGATCCATTGGGAGCCATTCAGTTTTAACAGTTTTCATTTTGCTGGTGGTATTCTGAATGCCATCTACAGGTGTGGCATTGTGCATTGAATtttagatagatagggagatagatagggagatagatagatagatagatagatagatagatagataaggagttacatagatagatagatagatagatagataagcagTTACATAGAGTtacatagatggatggatagatagatagatagatagatagatagatagataagcagTTACATAGAGTtacatagatggatggatggatagatagatagatagatagatagatagatagatagatagatagatagatagatagatagatattagatgtcATTcagttttaacatttttaatttttctggtaGTATCCTAAATGTCATTTACAGATGTGGCATTGTGCATTGAATttgaaaagatagatagatagatagatagatagacagatagatagatatgagatagataaatagatagatagatagataggagatagatagatagatagatagatagatagatagataagatctTAGTTGTATTAGCTGTAAAATTTGAATGCCAACTTTAAAGGGTAGTTTCTCCACTGTTAGGTATCACAGCAGGTGAACATAAATGAATAACATAAAACCATGACATGATGAAAGATCCTGGCTGAAAATGACCCAGCAGTGAGAGGGTTAATGGTGCTTCAGCCTGAGAGGTCAGCTCAGCAGGTGGAGGACTGGGAAGCTCAAGCGTGGGGATCATTTATCAAGGAGCATAGGGGTTACCCATGACAAAAGAAGGACAATCCACTTGATTTTCATGTCTGCATTCCCAGCTCCAGTCAGAATGCCTATAACAAAGCAGCTCCACTAATTGAGACAGTCCATACTGTAACAGTCATGTATGTGCTGCTGTGCAGGAATTTTTGGGATTCCAGAGtcaatagggaaaaaaacactgaaatatGAACACTGTTATTAGGATGAAAGGTGAGCGAAAAGATGCCATTGGTATATAACAGGCTGACTAATTCAACGTAGAACATTCTAAGTTGATGATCTGATCTAATGTATATTTGGAATATACGGAATCCTTCTAAAATTTACAATTTtactgatatatttttttttaagaaatgaagaaaaatacAATATGTGTCTTAAATAAATACAAGTATACATAGTGACTGTTGAAGAAAAATAACAGGGACTGAGGCAGGCAAGGATTCATTCACTTTCTGAGCAATGCAAGGTATCATGTAACAATCTACATAATCACAGCAGAAtggtaatattttatttttaataaattattattattatcatttgtATTTTCATCCCCACCCAAGACAGGCAGAATTCTCAAAACTGTCTTAAATCAGCTGTAATTGGCCTTATGCGTTATAGAGTTCAGTAACAGGAGGCAATGAGATAAAAATCCTGTCTTATTGTACACAAGGTTACTTATAAATATGTAAATCATTTAGCTTCAATTTCACAAATACAAATCTTTACAGATATGCAAATTCTACACAAAGGATTCACCTAGTGGTGGCTAGGATCACTTGTCTAAAGCCAGGCGTATCACCAAACGAGAGGGACATGGGAACACAATACAAATACTACAGCCATATCACCATAAATAGATCTGTCTCATATTTCTGTttagatacaatgtatcactatACTTGGCTGATGGTTTAAAAATGTAAATATGAAGTAAAAGATAAAtggggagagagatagatagatagttagatatgagatagaaacatagatagatatgagatagatataggatagatatgagatagatagatagatagatatagaatagataaatagatagatatagatagatagttagatagatatgagatagatagatagatagatatgagatagaaacatagatagatatgagatagatagatagatatagaatagataaatagatagatatagatagatatgagatagatagatagctgtgagatagatacatatatagatagctgtgagatagatagatatgagatagatagatagatagatagatagatagatagatatgagatagatagatataggatagataaatagatagatataggtagatatgagatagctagatataagatagatagatatgagatagatagatatagaatagataaatagatagatataggtagatatgagatagatagatataagatagatagatagatagatatgagatagatggatagatagatagatagatagatagatagatagatagatagatagatagaggtagatatgagatatatagatataggatagatagatatgagatagatatagaatagataaatagatagatagatagatagatatgagataga
This window contains:
- the C1QL4 gene encoding complement C1q-like protein 4, with amino-acid sequence MVLILLIAIPLLVSSSKTSSHYEMLGSCRMVCDPYTPQTHGASSAESSQEYGLISPPPHLQGSKLEQGAKKGKSGLRGLPGPLGPPGPKGPPGEPGRPGPPGPPGPGPGGYVSSYYSPKIAFYAGLRKPHEGYEVLRFDDVVTNVGNYYEPSTGKFTCPLPGIYFFAYHVLMRGGDGTSMWADLMKNTQVRASAIAQDADQNYDYASNSVILHLDVGDEVYVKLDGGKVHGGNTNKYSTFSGFIIYPD